The genomic DNA CGCTACTGCTTTAACACGGGCTGGTCGTGGGCGGGCGAGCTAACGAACTACCTTTTTATCTGGTCGGCGTTTTTTGCCGCAGCATACGGCTTTAGAAAAGGCATACATATCTCGGTTACGATTTTGATCGAGAGATTTCCGCCCATCGTCGCAAAGGCCTATCTCATCTTTGCAAATATACTAACGACGGCATTTTTGATGTTTATCGTAGTTTATAGCGTGCAGTATCTGCAGGTGATGATCGAGCTTGATTTCATGAGCGTGGATCTAGGCGTGCCGCAGTGGATACCTATGCTGGTGCTTCCGATAGCGTTTTTGGGTGCTAGCTACCGCGCCGGAGAGAAAATTTTCCAGATCGCTATGACGCCGGCCGATAAGGTCATCGTAAATAACGAAGCCGAGATGATACACGACTCGGT from uncultured Campylobacter sp. includes the following:
- a CDS encoding TRAP transporter small permease, which gives rise to MGNFFEILDVGIASVNKTVAVLGIAAGTLLAFINVVMRYCFNTGWSWAGELTNYLFIWSAFFAAAYGFRKGIHISVTILIERFPPIVAKAYLIFANILTTAFLMFIVVYSVQYLQVMIELDFMSVDLGVPQWIPMLVLPIAFLGASYRAGEKIFQIAMTPADKVIVNNEAEMIHDSVKKS